The following proteins come from a genomic window of Deinococcus malanensis:
- a CDS encoding glycine betaine ABC transporter substrate-binding protein, protein MSRILILSTLVALAGTAAAKPIVVGSKLDPEAQILGQMILLTLKNAGLEVTDRTSLGDTGVNRKAILAGEIDVYPEYTGNAVYLFPKAKITPKQAGNPGTIYGLARQLDARNGITWLKPAQVNNTWVIAVPQALAQSARLSSVADLARYLKAGGKFKIAGSPEFFNRPDTMPAFESSYGFKLSSAQKLVLAGATPPQTQQAAAQGTSGVNAAMAYGTDGSLAALKMVALKDPKGAQAVYQPAAIIRTETLKANPQIAAVLNRVFSTLSQNTMQGLNAQVALEGRSAQSVAQAYLKGKGLIK, encoded by the coding sequence ATGAGCCGCATTCTGATTCTCAGTACCCTCGTCGCCCTGGCAGGCACTGCCGCCGCCAAACCCATCGTGGTCGGCAGCAAGCTCGACCCCGAAGCGCAGATTCTGGGCCAGATGATCCTGCTGACTCTCAAGAACGCCGGGCTCGAGGTCACCGACCGCACCAGCTTGGGTGATACCGGAGTCAACCGCAAGGCCATCCTGGCCGGTGAAATCGACGTGTACCCCGAGTACACCGGCAACGCGGTCTATCTGTTTCCCAAAGCCAAGATCACGCCCAAACAGGCGGGCAATCCCGGCACCATCTACGGACTGGCCCGCCAGCTCGACGCCCGCAACGGCATCACCTGGCTCAAACCCGCGCAGGTCAACAACACCTGGGTGATCGCGGTGCCACAGGCGCTGGCCCAGAGTGCCCGGCTGAGCAGCGTGGCTGATCTGGCGCGCTACCTGAAAGCCGGCGGCAAATTCAAGATTGCCGGCAGCCCGGAGTTCTTCAACCGCCCCGACACCATGCCCGCTTTCGAATCGTCCTACGGCTTCAAGCTGAGCAGTGCCCAGAAACTCGTGCTGGCCGGTGCCACGCCGCCCCAGACCCAGCAGGCGGCTGCCCAGGGCACCAGCGGTGTGAATGCAGCGATGGCCTACGGCACCGACGGAAGCCTCGCAGCGCTCAAGATGGTCGCGCTGAAAGATCCCAAGGGAGCCCAGGCGGTGTATCAGCCGGCCGCCATCATCCGGACCGAGACCCTGAAGGCCAATCCCCAGATCGCTGCCGTGCTTAACCGGGTGTTTTCCACGCTGAGCCAGAACACCATGCAGGGACTGAACGCCCAGGTGGCCCTGGAAGGCCGCAGCGCCCAGAGTGTGGCGCAGGCGTACCTGAAGGGTAAGGGCCTGATCAAGTGA